In Ostrea edulis chromosome 6, xbOstEdul1.1, whole genome shotgun sequence, a single window of DNA contains:
- the LOC125647163 gene encoding THAP domain-containing protein 10-like: MASKSKGRMCVVAGCNNRPSDTVSVHVFPKDERQRAAWTRFVRLTRADWTRLSQYTVVCSAHFMDGCFEAQFSLMREYVIPAKKRLYPGAILSLYPKRKVDDLNLALLSSPEPKPKRQAAVKLEKNRPISPDEGDLFDLSRVIRTITMLIANSTTSTVQ; the protein is encoded by the exons ATGGCAAGTAAGAGTAAGGGACGCATGTGTGTAGTTGCAGGATGCAACAACAGGCCCTCGGACACCGTTTCCGTTCATGTTTTCCCAAAGGACGAGCGACAGAGAGCAGCATGGACTAGATTTGTGAGACTGACCCGTGCAGACTGGACAAGATTGTCCCAGTATACTGTTGTTTGTAGTGCGCATTTCATGGACGGATGTTTCGAGGCTCAGTTTTCACTGATGAGAGAATATGTAATTCCTGCGAAAAAACGTCTCTACCCTGGTGCGATTCTATCGCTTTATCCTAAGAGGAAAGTGGACGACCTCAACCTTGCCCTCCTCTCTTCGCCCGAGCCTAAACCCAAGCGCCAGGCTGCCGTCAAGCTGgagaaaaatagg CCCATCAGTCCTGATGAAGGAGACTTATTTGACCTTTCAAGGGTCATCAGAACCATTACCATGCTCATTGCCAACTCAACCACCTCCACTGTGCAGTGA